The DNA segment ATTCAAAAAACGGTATGGCGTGTATGGCCAAATAGAATATGAAAAGAAAGAAGAACGATTCAACTGGCTCTCTTACTGCCTCAAGCAGCCTGTCATCAAGCGTTGTCTTGGTTTTTGACACAAGCCTTGACACTGCCCATAAAAACAAGGGGGACAGAGCCTTGCCTGCGACAACTGACACGCCAATCAAGGCTACAAGGTAGCCGTAATAAACCAACTCTTGCACTCAACACACCTATGCTGCCGCGGCTTTCCCATCCGAATCTCAATACTCAATGCTTTCAAGCACCACTTTTCCTTCCTTGACGACTTTTAGCTGGCAGCCAAGCCTCTGGTTTTCCTTTGCGCTTGCACCTTCAAGTGTCATCTGCTCGTTTGCCTCCTTTTCGCCAAGAATTTCAGAGCCCTCAAGCACGTTGCACAGGCACGTGGTGCAAACGCCTGACCTGCATGAAAATGGGAAAGGAATGTTTTCCTTGTCGCAAATGTCTGCAACGTTGGAGCCAACCGCAACTTCCACTTCCTTGTTCTGGTTCTTGAAAACTATCTTTGCCATATGGATTACACCTCAAAACTATGATTATCCAGAATCTATGCACTCAAACAAGCTCTTTGAATACAATCTCTGCACTTGTGATAAATGCGGTGGAGCATATTATAAGTCTTTTGCCAAGGCATGTTTGTAAAGCATCGCCAATCCACGGCAGTAGAAAATTGTTAAGGCAGTTGAGAATTATCAAAGCAAACCTGCTTGAAAACAAATAGCCACTACGCGTGAGTCCTGCAAACTTCCAGCCCTGTCAAATATAGAAAAAATGAGGGGTGCCAAGGCCCCAAGGATGCCTGTTGCTTTTTGGCCTTTCCCCCAAATTTCCTGTCAACCTATTTTTTCATCATTGCCTCAAGGCTGTGTTTTCCAGGGCCTGAAAATGTCAAGGCAAGGGAGGCAAACAGGTATGCAAGGTCAATTTCCATGCCAATCAGCCCAAATGGAAGCCCCTTTGCCAATGCCCCAGAAAGCTTTACTGTAAATATGGCCACAACCATGACAAATGCCAAAAGCGGGCCTGCAAACCTTGTCCCGATGCCAAGTATCATGGCAAGGCTCCCAAATGTTTCAACTGCCGCCACAACAAGGGCCATGATGTCTGGCGCCGGTATGCCGACTTTTCCAAAAAAGCCAGCAGTTGCCCCAAGGTCCATGAACTTTTGCACCCCGTGCAGCATGAAAGCCACAAATACCAAGCGCAGCAGCAAAAGCGCCAAATCCAAATTTTCGGTTTTTTCTCCCCGTTGCATTCCAATACACCACTCTAATTTATCGCAATATTGGCTTGTCCTTGAAAATCCAATTCAAGAATAAATAAAAGCAATTAACCTAATCATTTTGGTTTTGCCACCCTGGGCTTCAGCTTCCCTTAAAGCCCCTTCTTTCTTTTCCCAAATATGTTGAAGACAAACAGGCCTGCAACAACAACCACTATCAGCCCGCCTATTGCCAGCATCAACCCCAGCTTGTTTTCCTGTGGCGCTGGCTGCGGCACTTCATTTGTTATTGTTGTTTCCTCCTTTGGAGCGGTCTTTTGCTTAGGCTTTGACACTTCTTTTGCCTTTGCAACTGTCTTTGCCTGGTTTTGCAACTCAACCCCTTTGGCCAAATAAGCGTATTCCCCTTCTGCAGACGCGGTAAATGTTATCTTCCCGCTTGCATCGGTCAGGTAGTCAACAGTCTTCCTGTTTGGGTATGTGACTGTAATGAAGGCATTTGCAATTGGCTTTCCATCAGCCCCTGTTAAAGTTGCAGTTGCCTTTTCACCCACATAAAGGGTCTGGGTTGCAATAATTGTTGCCATTGCAACAGTTTGCTGCTGCCCAGCTGCACCCTCACCTGGCTTGAGTGAGAGTGTGAAATCGGTGTTTTTTACCCCAACAGCCCTGTTGACACTGTAGAACAGGACAAGGCTTTCACCTGGGTTGAGGAGGCTGAACTTCCAAACTGCAATGATTGAGCCGGTTTCGAACCTGTCAGGCTTTATGTTAAAGGTGATTGAGGCTGGGTCTGTGGCGAACTTTTCCGGAATTCTCTCCTTTACCTCAAAGTCCTTCATTGTTTTTGTAAGATTGTTTTTTAGCGTAAGTGAGACGGTGGTGACATTAGACGAAGAGACGGATATATCCCTTGAAAATGATACCGAAACACCTTCAAACTCCACTGAATTTGCTGATGTTTCTGTGTTTGAAGAAGAGCCTGAGGGTGAGCCTCCAGGGCCGCTTGTTCCTGGGTTATTTGTGGTCGTGGTGGTAGTCGTAGTTGATGTATCAATTACTATGTTTTTGTTCCCCCCAAGAGAATTTGAACCTGCAGGAAGAGTCGTGTTTAAAGAGTTTCCCGCAATGTCTCGGATTGTGCTCCCGTTTAGATAAAGGGCTGCTGTGCCTGTGTAGTTCAGGTCAGATGAAGTGTCGCCGGATTTGACAACAAAGGAAAATGTTAGATTTGTTGTGCCGTTGCCGGAAACATATGTTGCATTCCTGTCGGTTGTTCCAAGCTCAAGTTCCAGGACGGGCAAGCCTCCGGTAA comes from the Candidatus Parvarchaeota archaeon genome and includes:
- a CDS encoding DoxX family protein → MQRGEKTENLDLALLLLRLVFVAFMLHGVQKFMDLGATAGFFGKVGIPAPDIMALVVAAVETFGSLAMILGIGTRFAGPLLAFVMVVAIFTVKLSGALAKGLPFGLIGMEIDLAYLFASLALTFSGPGKHSLEAMMKK
- a CDS encoding DUF4198 domain-containing protein codes for the protein MAPKSNSLFLLFMILAATIGYADYDPTVQPHTFAVYVIVNGSNATSGTIVSSYINGAQYVNSTLNATPNVTLSGATGSLDIGADNGTGTQFGGRTGDAVTFKVNNIDATANASATFQNGSTTFLTLVVGPRVINVTSPNSSISYTTGANLTIILTFSEAVNLTGLPRLELELGTTDRNATYLSGNNSATLNFTYTVQAGDTASDLTYVNANALTNTGLIYSSSSGVNSSLVLPSPSSAGSLAANSNIVIDTTAPNVSSVTSANTSSTYGTGANISITIVLSEAVNITGGLPVLELELGTTDRNATYVSGNGTTNLTFSFVVKSGDTSSDLNYTGTAALYLNGSTIRDIAGNSLNTTLPAGSNSLGGNKNIVIDTSTTTTTTTTNNPGTSGPGGSPSGSSSNTETSANSVEFEGVSVSFSRDISVSSSNVTTVSLTLKNNLTKTMKDFEVKERIPEKFATDPASITFNIKPDRFETGSIIAVWKFSLLNPGESLVLFYSVNRAVGVKNTDFTLSLKPGEGAAGQQQTVAMATIIATQTLYVGEKATATLTGADGKPIANAFITVTYPNRKTVDYLTDASGKITFTASAEGEYAYLAKGVELQNQAKTVAKAKEVSKPKQKTAPKEETTITNEVPQPAPQENKLGLMLAIGGLIVVVVAGLFVFNIFGKRKKGL
- a CDS encoding (2Fe-2S)-binding protein; the protein is MAKIVFKNQNKEVEVAVGSNVADICDKENIPFPFSCRSGVCTTCLCNVLEGSEILGEKEANEQMTLEGASAKENQRLGCQLKVVKEGKVVLESIEY